In Tenebrio molitor chromosome 1, icTenMoli1.1, whole genome shotgun sequence, the sequence TGACcgtttgttaatttcaatattaatgaattattttgtctaaaatatagtgtattaatggacctcattaatacactatttttcattaatcaacgatttttgcgattttgacgttttgatgatattttgatcTATAAACAACCTCGGACCTGccttgtttgcacttaccaacactgcagcaagtagtgcagcagggttttctatattttttctactttgcgttcgtactgatgctattactaggaaaaggcgtgatataataataatacatactaaaaatagtgaaatttaattttttaattttgacggatactgtggtgtcgcagcagaccgcagacgtgaccttgggtggaatccttcCACTTTaatggttttaaattttaaattattttttttcattgacaatccaactcgaaaatttttaaccaatcgaattgcagcatttttcaaatttggaccaatcaaattgatttatagtgaaaaaacaccgagcagagtgaaaaaacaaccagctgagtgaaaaaacaactagtggtttttcagcgaaaaaatttatttcaaaatgaaacgtcaaatttattaggtcaactcgataaaaattttctcggtGGATTATCACGTCGAATACAAttcgtggtctaattttttctgcaaaatttgtcatttaaggcATTCGTAACTtttgcttttggaaaattacactcgtctccttcgtcgactcgtgtaattttcgttgcaaaagctactcatgtcttaaatgacaaattttgtcggaaaaaattagaccacttattgtattatatatgaaaaaatggcaaagtagaaaaaatactgtatgacatctcgtttataaggcattttatcgcacttactcctttagggcactcctcgctaagctcgtcgtgctctaaaaccgtgcgtgcgataaaatgcttcttataagactcgtatcatattatagctccataactgcacaattacgaattcaccttttcaaaagccgacctttttggttataattcgcatgtcatatttttcaaaggtaactaggttttcttagcaaacgtgatttttacgtgaaattgaatgtgaatggagttgacgtcttctgacactctttgtggaaaagtgaagagaaagtgttgaaaaatttaaaaatggcctaccctgaggacaaaaaaaggatgaaggtattttataaggtctcatctttatcgaaaaagatgaaattggttttgatttggctttaatttgaaattttgtcacaaaaaaaaagtgtctTGTATTGAAATCTTGTTCCTTCAAGAAATCGTGGCAAGTTTCAAATCTCCCAGGGATCAGtgttatatttttcaaaaaaaatgttgttatctGTTCAgaacaaaattaattctaaaTGGAAAATATTACCAAAATAAGAATTTTATCATGTACCTACGTAGCTATCGAACCATGACATAACaacttattaaatttttgtccaTACATAGAAATTTCATAATACACTGTCataaaacatacatattttatttattataatagaTACAGATATAGTAACAGTGATCAGTGCTAGCTCAAATCACAGTTTGACCGAGCATCATCTCAGGAGGGTAAATACAGGACACGTCAATATTAAAAACCCATCAGTCCCatcacaaaatatttttaatgcaCAATTTTGTTTGCCTGGCGTAGAAAAATCTCCATTAGATTAATGTAAAGGAGTTATTTGACTAAACCTCTTCACCCATTGCTTGAATGGTTAATTCGTGTATCTGCAAATAATCTATTCAAAAACCACTCGTTCTTAACTATTAATTTGTTACTTGAACATCCGGTGGGGTCGATAGGACGTACAGTACTGCATTGGCCACATTTTCAGGTTGCAACCTTGGAAGTCTCTTCAGCCTTTCAAATGCTTTCGGATCGCGTCCCTTACCCTGGAGTAATTCAGTCGCCACTCTTCCTGGACTCACACTCTAAAATGTCACCAATCAGAAACAACTTCCAAAcgaaacaaaagtctttaccgTAATTTTGATCTTGAGTCCTAAATGTCGCAGCTCGTGTCTCAGTGTGTCGGTAAGAGCTGTGACAGCATATTTACTCGCTCCGTACACATGCAGTCCAGGAAACGGGGGTACGCTATGGCCAAGGGTGCTGTTAATGTGAATGATGTGGCCGTCAATGTTTTTTGCTTTCATAATGTTCACTGCTTCCCTGGTCGCAATGCACAAACCCATGATGTTGGTATCGAAAacgtttttccattttttcgtGTCCCCTTGTGTCGTTAAGTTTGTGTTTTCGGCAACTCCAGCGTTGTTCACTAAGACATGAACGGGACCCAGATTGTCGGAAGTCCATTTGAAGGCGTTCAGGATGTCTTCTTCCTTGGATATGTCTGCTTTGACGGCGTGAAGTTTACCTTTCTTGCCATGAAGTTTCTTGGCTAATTCTTCCACACGTTCAGAACGTCTGGCAAGACCAACCACCTTCAATCATTATTCAATGCAAAATTGTTCACGAAATTGTGAAATTACTCACCTGTAAACCTTCTTCGACCAGTTGTTGCGCAATGGCTGCACCGATTCCACCACTAGCACCAGTGACGATGGCGACTTTACCTACCCAGCGATCTAATGAAACAACCAccattttgacaatctgtcCAAATCAACGTGATCTGATAAAGTGAATCTACCTCCATTCGTGTAGACATATTCATATATCTGGAAAATGTGGATGTAAGGCTCGACCTTGCGTTTATCTAATCTAGcatagaaaattatttttaaatatttttatcatgGAACTAGATAGTCCAGTCGCTAGGTAGGTACTTTCGGTGTGGcggaaaaatgttatttggtAGCTTTTGGTAATTCAGGTGAACAGATGCAAAAGAGAGTATTTTTTGCAACACATTTAGAATTGTTCTGTGTTCTTTAAGAGCAACTCTCATTTGGAcatgcaaaaaataataatcagttCATATTTAGTTCATTATCTgaacagctctaaatattataaaaaattatcaaaatgtattGTTCGTTCGGTATGGTGTTTAATAACACGTACTGGGTAGATCACGTTTAGCATACGTAGTTTGCCTGGTGCCCAATTCTCACATATtcatattatatcccaagtgcaaaattttttatcggaaaattttttgctaatgaacgaaaacatccataaatgaggtcagaagaccaattattatcaaataagagcacgagacgaagtcgagggcttttatttgataataattggtcttctgaccgaataatttatggatgtttgagttcattagcaaaaaatttgccgatattaaaattttgcacgaggggtatacggctgattatttcctgaatagaatgaaaacaaacgcattatttccaatcctttttattcaaaataatttatttaaaaaaaaaaatcaggtaccgacattttgTATCCGATTATTGCAtattgtgcattttagagaaattttatcaggttattttttgttttctcgctttgattggtcaatatttgtcacgcaattggttgctacatacatgaaggaaataatcactCGAAAAATAGGCAAATTTTCTCATGAGAAATGCAAAAGTGTATTCTGGACTTATGTCAGACGGATTGTTCCACTAGTAATCCGGAGAATTATTTCACCCAGTGTTTATCatgggaaaataattttttcgcgaaaaattcgactgtcaaatgtgacacttttgttaatacataattgtgtttgtaaaagaaaaaattgaagaattcATTGCAATCCCAATAATGGTTGCCCAAGCACAAAGACTTTATCCGAAATTAGACCCGTTTGGTTTGGTGACCTTGCAAGCTATAAAGTTgcgtttgaatttgaaattcgagCACTGACAGATATTTAGTGCTAAATTGAAtaccaacataattttgtttaagtaatatttattatgttaatgattcaaaaatatgttttattacaaaaggcagcacaaaaatattgtatggtaCTCTTGTGAGAACTCCATTGCTTTACTCACTCACATACAGCGCTCGACTGCGTCTCGCGCCATATTACCGTTCGTAAAGCAATGGATCGTTTTCAACAACTATTACCTATTCAGCGATCCATTGAAACCATTTATGGCAATTACATTctgaatattgaaaaaaattatcaaagtgCGACGTTGTGTGGCATACAATATTAAAGTACCTACACGTGCCGCATAAACAGTCAGTTTGTGTTATCATTAAATACCAAGTTATAATAATGAGTTCCATGAGCTTCTAGAAGACAGAATTCAGTTTTTTGCCCGATTGTTTTGCAAATTAGAATCACATAATATTTGGTTGTTCGTTTTTTAGATAAATGGTTTCAAAGTCACTGATAATGATATGTTTAAATCGAATGAAGgtctaaatttgaaaaaaaaagttaagttTGTTATGattttaatccaaaaaatcTCAATATTGTTAAATTCTATCACTTGAACAACATTTATGTATGACTGAAGAgctaaaattttgataataaaagAGTTTTCTTTTTCTCATTACTTCTTCACCCATAACGTCGAGCGTtcaaatttgttagaaatttgGTCGAATATGAGGTCGTTTTGTGATAGATATATTTAGTGAGcttttatttaaagcaaattactttaaaaaagcaaatggAGCTAAGAGAATCTAAAGTATGGAGTTTAAACTATGTTTAGAGATTTATTAAGAGGACAAAAACAAAGTAACAGTTCAtacttcatttattttattggttaattgTAAGTACATTTACAGACACAATGTGCACATTTTcttaaatgaataaatttctttaaactAGTctaattgtcaattcgatagCGATAGCTACTTTACCTCTCCGACGATTTATTAAAACTACCAAGTTGCAAATGCATCTCGGTTGATCAAACACCTCCAAACTAAAATCTGAACtgaaagaaaatgtattttagcTTGTCTGGCATTATTGCGGGAAATATGAAAGTTATTTTCCTTTAAAGTCTTGCGTTGAAATTTTGTTCCTTCAGGAAATCGTGGCAAGTTTCAAATAttcatatttttcatatttcatattttgcaaaacatttttttactgtACAGGTTGGTCCAACACTTAATTTTATAgcgatttaatatcaaattggtccaaatattgaaagtttttttttgtcttcgAGTTATAAAGCTCTTCAACTTTTTGATTGATCCACTTCCGACTTTGAATTGTAATTAGATAATAGCGAAAATTGCGATCAAATATCAAGTTATAGAAAGCTGGAATCCAAGACCGTTTATGGTAGGACTGAATAGGCCAGCTCCTAATGTGATAAACTGATAAATGGTAATGTGTTAgaccaccctgtatgtatataacaaaattaattctaaaTGGAAAATAGGACCAAAGGAAGAATTTTATCAGGTACGTAGCTATCGAACCATGACATTGCaacttattaaatttttgtccaTACCTAGGAATTTCATAATACACTGTCATAAAACAGattttatacagtgagttttttttaagactggccatagggttttacatgctaatttttcaaccccctgttaacttttgttccgataaaaatattcaaaccatttttggaacaaagttggaagattttttaaactatcggatagattacaatttaatatcccaaaccgtcgaaaaagttatgaaaaaaatattttttagcgcgTGAAAGCGTCCAAAATTGGAGATcgcaggtgctggttgagccgacaatggcgctaatctggcggccgctcgacgtactattatttcggcgccctaaaaaatatttgtttcataactttttcgacggtttgggatattaaattgtaatctatccgatagtttaaaaaatcttccaactttgttccaaaaatggtttgaatatttttatcggaacaaaagttaacagggggttgaaaaattagcatgtaaaaccctatggccagtcttaaaaaaaactcactgtatattatAATAGATACAGATATAGTAACAGTGATGATCGGTGCCAGCTCAAATAGTAGTTTGACCGAGCATCATTCCAGGGGGCTAAGTAGGTACAGGACACTTCAATATCAAAAAACCCATCACAAGATATTTTTAATGCGAAATGTTTGTTTCCCTGGCGTGGAAAAATCTACATTAGATTAATGTAATGGAGTTATTGGACTAAAACGCTTCACCCATTGGTTGAATGGTTAATTCGTGTATCTGCAAATAATCTAGTCAAAAACTAGTCCTTCTGGACTATTAATTTGTTACTTGAACATCCGGTGGAGTCGATAGGACGTACAGCACTCCATTGGCTATATTTTCAGGTTGCAagcttggaaattttttcaacatttcaagTGCTTTCGGATCGCGTCCCTTACCATTGAGTAATTCAGTCGCCACTCTTCCTGGACTCACACTCTAAAATGTCACCAATCACAAACAACTTCCAAGCGAAACACACTTCTTTACCGTAGTTTTGATCTTGAGTTCCAAATGCCGCAGCTCGTGTCTCAACGTATCGGTGAGAGCTGTGACAGCATATTTACTCGCTGAGTACAAATTCAGTCCAGGAAAAGGGGGTACGGCATGGCCAAGGGTGCTGTTAATGTGAATGATATGGCCGtcaatattttttgctttCATGATTTTGACTGCCTCCCGGGTCGCAATGCACAAACCCATGACGTTGGTGTCGAAGACTTTTCGCCATTTTTCTGTGTCCCCTTCTGTCGTTAAGTTTGTCTTTTCGGAAACTCCAGCGTTGTTCACCAAGATGTGAACAGGACCCAGGTTGTCGGAAGTCCATTTGAAGGCGTTGATGATATCTTCTTCCTTGGATATATCTGCTTTGACGCCGTGAAGTTTACCTTTCTTGCCTTGAAGTTTCTTGGCTAGTTCTTCCACACGTTCGACGCGTCGTGCAAGACCAACCACCTtagataattaataattattaaatgcaaaattgttCACGAAGTTGTGAAATTACTCACCTGTAAACCTTCTTCGACCAGTTGTTGTGCAATGGCTGCACCGATTCCACCACTTGCACCAGTCACGATGGCGACTTTACCTACCCAGCGATCTAATGAAACAACCACCATTTTGACAATCTTTCCAAATCAGCGTGTTCTGATAAACTAAATCTACCTGAATTCGTGTAGACCTATATATCTGGAAAGTGTGGATGCAAAGCTTGACCTTGCGTTTATCTAATCTAGGATAgaaacttatttttaaatatttttattgtggaACTAAACTGTCTAGTCTCTAGGTACTTTTGGTATGGCGGAGAAATAATATTACTTATTTGGTAACTTTTGGTAATGCAAAAGAGAGTATTTTTTACAACACGTTTAGAATTATTTAGACATATGTTGAATGCTGCTCTTTACCATGGTATCTCTTTAAATTGAAATGGCTTAGAATTTGTAAAATTGATAACTGCTTGAAATTATaagattaacattttttaatttcattttgagATCCTTCTAACTGAGGCCGAAAAAATTCCGTCAATAAATCCAAAGGATTGGTACTTTGTTGAAGAAtttctttggaatttttgtctAGAGCTGAGTAACTTATATCGActgaattattatcaattgtcTCATTGTTCTTTAAGAGAAACGCTCATTTGGATTTTGGACatacaaaaaataacaatcagttcatattt encodes:
- the LOC138141552 gene encoding farnesol dehydrogenase-like yields the protein MVVVSLDRWVGKVAIVTGASGGIGAAIAQQLVEEGLQVVGLARRSERVEELAKKLHGKKGKLHAVKADISKEEDILNAFKWTSDNLGPVHVLVNNAGVAENTNLTTQGDTKKWKNVFDTNIMGLCIATREAVNIMKAKNIDGHIIHINSTLGHSVPPFPGLHVYGASKYAVTALTDTLRHELRHLGLKIKITSVSPGRVATELLQGKGRDPKAFERLKRLPRLQPENVANAVLYVLSTPPDVQIHELTIQAMGEEV
- the LOC138123820 gene encoding farnesol dehydrogenase-like, producing the protein MVVVSLDRWVGKVAIVTGASGGIGAAIAQQLVEEGLQVVGLARRVERVEELAKKLQGKKGKLHGVKADISKEEDIINAFKWTSDNLGPVHILVNNAGVSEKTNLTTEGDTEKWRKVFDTNVMGLCIATREAVKIMKAKNIDGHIIHINSTLGHAVPPFPGLNLYSASKYAVTALTDTLRHELRHLELKIKTTSVSPGRVATELLNGKGRDPKALEMLKKFPSLQPENIANGVLYVLSTPPDVQIHELTIQPMGEAF